One window of Hylemonella gracilis genomic DNA carries:
- a CDS encoding acyl-CoA thioesterase: MHAFDAALRLDPVGQDRRPARFAGHTSADYWNMVGPFGGSTAAVVLAAILRHPDLLGSPLSITVNYAAALTQGPFEVQVLPARTNRSTQHWTAAIVQNDEEGQPQVVTTATAVTAARRETWSMSDRPMPQVLAPAELPARGFERAMAWLGQYEMRPVSGSIPEAWDDRLGTDSTTRLWIRDQPPRPLDFCSLLACSDVFFPRVWLRRATYTPAGTVSITTYFHASAQELQATGVGWLLGQASAQEFRNGFFDQSAQLWNEAGVLLATSHQIVYYKA; the protein is encoded by the coding sequence ATGCATGCTTTCGATGCCGCCCTGCGGCTGGATCCCGTCGGGCAGGACCGCCGTCCCGCGCGTTTCGCGGGCCACACCAGCGCCGATTACTGGAACATGGTCGGGCCCTTTGGCGGCAGCACGGCGGCCGTGGTGCTGGCCGCCATCCTGCGCCATCCCGATCTGCTGGGTTCGCCCCTGTCTATCACGGTCAACTACGCGGCCGCCCTGACGCAAGGGCCGTTCGAAGTGCAGGTGCTGCCCGCGCGCACCAACCGCTCGACCCAGCACTGGACGGCGGCCATCGTGCAGAACGACGAAGAGGGGCAACCCCAGGTCGTCACCACGGCCACCGCCGTGACGGCCGCGCGACGCGAGACCTGGAGCATGAGCGACCGGCCCATGCCGCAGGTGCTGGCGCCGGCCGAGCTGCCCGCGCGGGGGTTCGAGCGGGCCATGGCCTGGCTGGGCCAGTACGAGATGCGCCCGGTCAGCGGTTCCATTCCCGAGGCCTGGGACGATCGCTTGGGCACGGACAGCACCACACGACTCTGGATCCGCGACCAGCCGCCGCGCCCGCTGGATTTCTGCTCGCTGCTCGCCTGCTCGGACGTGTTCTTTCCGCGCGTCTGGCTCCGGCGCGCCACCTACACGCCCGCAGGCACGGTGTCGATCACGACCTATTTCCACGCCAGTGCCCAGGAACTGCAGGCGACGGGCGTGGGCTGGCTGCTCGGTCAGGCCAGCGCGCAGGAATTCCGCAACGGCTTCTTCGATCAGTCCGCGCAGCTCTGGAACGAGGCCGGCGTGCTGCTCGCCACCAGCCATCAGATCGTCTACTACAAAGCCTAA
- a CDS encoding acyl-CoA thioesterase, translating to MSLAPAALPVNLGPATPPSDEELVLKVIPMPADCNANGDIFGGWVMAQVDLAGSVLPARYAGGRMATVAVNEFLFKQPVRVGDLLSFYAKLVRVGRTSLTVKIEVYAERMKSQGQFVKVTEATLTYVCIDEQGRPREVPHRPAMTA from the coding sequence ATGTCTCTTGCCCCCGCCGCCCTCCCCGTCAATCTCGGCCCCGCCACCCCGCCCTCCGACGAGGAACTGGTGCTCAAGGTCATCCCCATGCCGGCGGACTGCAACGCCAATGGCGACATCTTCGGTGGCTGGGTCATGGCCCAGGTCGACCTGGCCGGCTCCGTGCTCCCGGCCCGTTATGCGGGCGGGCGCATGGCCACCGTGGCCGTCAACGAATTCCTGTTCAAACAGCCGGTGCGCGTGGGTGATCTGCTCAGCTTCTACGCCAAGCTGGTCCGCGTCGGCCGCACCTCCCTGACCGTCAAGATCGAGGTCTATGCCGAACGCATGAAGTCCCAAGGACAGTTCGTCAAGGTCACCGAAGCCACGCTGACCTATGTCTGCATCGACGAACAAGGCCGGCCGCGCGAAGTGCCGCACCGGCCCGCGATGACGGCCTGA
- a CDS encoding amino acid ABC transporter ATP-binding protein: MIEIKEVSKWYGPVQVLNHCSVSINKGDVVVVCGPSGSGKSTLIKTVNALEPFQQGEIFVDGVPLHDPKTNLPKLRSRVGMVFQHFELFPHLSVTENLTIAQVKVLGRSLDEAKARGLKMLDRVGLMAHKDKFPGQLSGGQQQRVAIARALSMDPIVMLFDEPTSALDPEMVGEVLDVMVKLAGEGMTMMVVTHEMGFARKVASRVIFIDVGGRILEDCSKDQFFGNLEARQPRTKDFLNKILAH, encoded by the coding sequence ATGATCGAAATCAAGGAAGTGTCCAAGTGGTACGGCCCGGTGCAGGTGCTCAACCATTGCTCGGTCAGCATCAACAAGGGTGACGTGGTCGTGGTGTGCGGTCCCTCGGGTTCGGGCAAGTCCACGCTGATCAAGACCGTGAACGCGCTCGAGCCCTTCCAGCAGGGCGAGATATTCGTGGACGGCGTGCCCCTGCACGATCCCAAGACCAACCTTCCCAAGCTGCGCAGCCGCGTCGGCATGGTGTTCCAGCACTTCGAGCTGTTCCCGCACCTGTCCGTGACGGAAAACCTGACCATCGCGCAGGTGAAGGTGCTGGGCCGCAGCCTGGACGAAGCCAAGGCGCGCGGCCTGAAGATGCTGGACCGCGTGGGCCTGATGGCGCACAAGGACAAGTTCCCCGGCCAGCTGTCGGGCGGCCAGCAGCAACGCGTGGCCATCGCGCGTGCGTTGTCCATGGACCCGATCGTGATGCTGTTCGACGAGCCGACCTCGGCGCTGGACCCCGAAATGGTGGGTGAGGTGCTGGATGTGATGGTCAAGTTGGCGGGCGAAGGCATGACCATGATGGTGGTCACGCACGAAATGGGTTTTGCCCGCAAGGTCGCCAGCCGCGTGATCTTCATCGACGTCGGCGGCCGCATCCTGGAGGATTGCTCCAAGGACCAGTTCTTCGGCAACCTCGAGGCCCGCCAGCCGCGCACCAAGGATTTCCTGAACAAGATCCTGGCGCATTGA
- a CDS encoding amidase, whose protein sequence is MPLNDPAHAFVPYPDVPVAHASTGALTGLSFAVKDLFDVTGYPTGGGNPIVLALSGIKTRTAPTVQALLDAGARFAGKTVTDELAFSMNGNNAHFGAPINGAAPERITGGSSSGSASAVSSRLCDFALGTDTGGSVRAPANHCGLYGIRPTHGRVSLEGALDLAPSQDTCGWFARDTLTIARVADVLLDADPHPLPSRVRLLRPTDVWSLLSPEVTAALGPAVQGVEKLLGDSQPVHAVLDSFDAMYWSFRHIQGREAWTTDGPLIERYAPPLGPGVAERFAWSREVTDAQVQAANTFRTRFHQHLTQLLGNDGVLLMPTMPDIAPLRSTSESTLEDYRNRAIQMLCIAGLAGFPQLSMPLAQRDSAPLGLSLLGPAGSDRSLITLAERIAGA, encoded by the coding sequence ATGCCTCTGAACGACCCTGCCCACGCTTTTGTCCCCTATCCCGACGTCCCTGTCGCCCATGCATCCACCGGCGCGTTGACGGGTCTGTCCTTCGCCGTCAAGGACCTGTTCGACGTGACCGGTTACCCGACGGGCGGCGGCAACCCCATCGTGCTCGCGCTGTCAGGCATCAAGACAAGGACCGCTCCCACGGTGCAGGCACTGCTGGACGCGGGCGCGCGCTTCGCGGGCAAGACCGTCACCGACGAGCTGGCGTTTTCGATGAACGGCAACAACGCGCATTTCGGCGCGCCGATCAACGGCGCGGCACCGGAACGCATCACCGGCGGCTCTTCCTCGGGTTCGGCCTCGGCGGTCTCCTCGCGCTTGTGCGACTTCGCGCTGGGAACGGACACCGGTGGCTCGGTGCGCGCGCCAGCCAACCACTGCGGCCTGTACGGCATCCGCCCCACGCATGGCCGCGTCAGCCTTGAAGGGGCGCTGGATCTCGCACCCAGTCAGGACACCTGCGGCTGGTTCGCGCGTGACACCTTGACCATCGCGCGCGTGGCCGATGTGCTGCTGGACGCCGACCCGCACCCGCTGCCAAGCCGTGTCCGGTTGCTGCGCCCCACCGATGTCTGGTCTTTGCTATCGCCGGAGGTCACGGCCGCGCTGGGCCCGGCCGTGCAAGGCGTGGAAAAGCTGCTGGGCGACAGCCAGCCCGTCCACGCCGTGCTGGACAGTTTCGACGCCATGTATTGGAGTTTTCGCCACATCCAGGGCCGCGAAGCCTGGACGACCGACGGTCCGCTGATCGAACGTTACGCGCCGCCTCTGGGGCCCGGCGTGGCGGAACGTTTTGCCTGGTCGCGCGAAGTAACGGATGCACAGGTGCAGGCCGCCAACACTTTCCGCACGCGTTTCCACCAGCACCTGACGCAGCTGTTGGGCAACGATGGCGTGCTGCTGATGCCCACCATGCCCGACATCGCGCCCCTGCGCAGCACTTCCGAATCGACGCTGGAGGATTACCGCAACCGCGCCATCCAGATGCTGTGCATTGCCGGCCTCGCAGGTTTCCCGCAACTCTCGATGCCGCTGGCGCAACGCGACAGCGCGCCCCTAGGCCTGTCGCTGCTGGGCCCGGCAGGAAGCGACCGTTCACTGATCACGCTGGCCGAGCGCATTGCGGGAGCTTGA
- a CDS encoding ABCB family ABC transporter ATP-binding protein/permease, translating to MRGHADHSARRGGALLNSSLVSVAPVLAAGQRSDWATLGKLFPYLWHYKWRVLAALAFMICAKLANVSVPVLLKELVDRMSGATGIGAAVAAAVIVPAALLLAYGALRFMTSLFTELRELIFAKATEGAARKLSLQVFGHLHALSLRFHLERQTGGMTRDIERGTRAVHTLISYSLYSILPTLIEFALVLGLLAFKFDPMFVWITLTALIAYIVFTVSVTEWRTQYRRRMNEMDSNAHGRAIDSLLNYETVKYFNNETFEARRYDEHLEQYRRAAIKSQMTLSLLNTGQQLIIATGLVAMLWRAASGVADGRMTLGDLVMVNALMIQLYIPLNFLGVLYREIKQSLADIDKMFTLLEREREVADVPGAVELALPGQGSPAVCFDDVSFAYDPARPILQGLSFEIPAGKTVAVVGPSGAGKSTLARLLYRFYDITGGSIRIADQDIRQVTQGSLRRAIGIVPQDTVLFNDTIAYNIAYGRTTDPSRPGQAGATREEIEAAAKAAHIHDFVSAQPQGYDTMVGERGLKLSGGEKQRVAIARTLLKNPPILIFDEATSALDSANERAIQAELQSVARGKTTLVIAHRLSTVVDAHEILVLEQGRIVERGSHAALLEKNGSYARMWALQQSVSDAI from the coding sequence ATGCGCGGCCACGCTGACCACTCCGCGCGCCGTGGCGGCGCGCTTTTGAATTCCTCCCTCGTTTCCGTCGCGCCCGTGCTGGCAGCCGGGCAGCGTTCGGACTGGGCCACGCTGGGCAAGTTGTTCCCTTACCTCTGGCACTACAAATGGCGGGTGTTGGCGGCGCTGGCTTTCATGATCTGCGCCAAGCTGGCCAACGTGAGTGTGCCGGTGCTGCTCAAGGAGCTGGTGGACCGCATGAGCGGGGCCACCGGCATAGGCGCCGCAGTGGCCGCGGCGGTGATCGTCCCGGCCGCGCTGTTGCTGGCGTATGGGGCGCTGCGCTTCATGACCTCCCTGTTCACGGAACTGCGTGAGCTGATCTTCGCCAAGGCGACCGAGGGTGCCGCGCGCAAGCTGTCCCTGCAAGTCTTCGGGCATCTGCATGCGCTGTCCTTGCGCTTTCATCTGGAGCGGCAGACGGGTGGCATGACCCGCGACATCGAGCGGGGCACGCGCGCCGTGCACACCCTGATTTCCTATTCGCTCTACAGCATCCTGCCGACGCTGATCGAGTTCGCGCTGGTGCTGGGCCTGCTGGCGTTCAAGTTTGATCCGATGTTCGTCTGGATCACCCTGACCGCGCTGATCGCCTACATCGTGTTCACGGTCTCGGTCACCGAGTGGCGCACGCAGTACCGCCGCCGCATGAACGAGATGGACAGCAATGCGCACGGCCGCGCCATCGATTCCCTGCTCAACTACGAGACGGTCAAGTACTTCAACAACGAAACCTTCGAGGCGCGCCGTTACGACGAGCACCTGGAGCAGTACCGGCGCGCCGCCATCAAGAGCCAGATGACGCTGAGCCTGCTCAACACCGGGCAGCAGCTCATCATCGCGACTGGCCTGGTCGCCATGCTCTGGCGCGCGGCGTCGGGCGTGGCCGATGGGCGCATGACCCTGGGCGATCTGGTGATGGTCAACGCTTTGATGATTCAGCTCTATATCCCACTGAACTTCCTGGGCGTGCTGTACCGCGAGATCAAGCAGAGCCTGGCCGACATCGACAAGATGTTCACCTTGCTGGAGCGCGAGCGCGAAGTGGCCGATGTGCCGGGCGCGGTGGAACTGGCCTTGCCCGGGCAGGGATCCCCCGCCGTTTGTTTTGATGACGTCAGCTTCGCCTACGACCCGGCCCGCCCCATCCTGCAGGGCCTGAGTTTCGAGATCCCGGCTGGCAAGACCGTGGCCGTGGTCGGACCTTCAGGCGCGGGCAAATCCACGCTGGCGCGTCTGCTCTACCGCTTCTACGACATCACGGGCGGGAGCATCCGCATCGCGGACCAGGACATCCGCCAGGTGACACAGGGCAGCCTGCGCCGGGCCATCGGCATCGTGCCGCAGGACACCGTGCTGTTCAACGACACCATCGCCTACAACATCGCTTATGGCCGCACCACTGACCCAAGCCGTCCCGGCCAGGCCGGTGCGACTCGGGAGGAGATCGAGGCAGCGGCCAAGGCTGCCCACATCCATGACTTCGTGAGCGCGCAACCCCAGGGCTACGACACCATGGTGGGCGAGCGCGGGCTCAAGCTGTCGGGCGGCGAGAAACAGCGCGTGGCCATCGCGCGCACCTTGCTGAAGAATCCGCCCATCCTGATCTTCGACGAAGCCACCTCGGCCCTGGACAGCGCCAACGAGCGCGCCATCCAAGCCGAATTGCAAAGCGTTGCGCGAGGCAAGACCACGCTGGTCATCGCGCACCGCCTGTCCACCGTGGTCGATGCGCACGAAATTCTCGTGCTGGAACAAGGGCGTATCGTGGAGCGTGGATCGCATGCCGCCCTGCTGGAAAAGAACGGCAGCTACGCGCGCATGTGGGCCTTGCAACAGAGCGTTTCGGACGCGATCTGA
- a CDS encoding amino acid ABC transporter permease, giving the protein MVLDFSFFTWEVFRSYVLGGLWFSLALTLVATLGGVFFGTLLALMRLSGIKALELTAAVYVNGMRSIPLLMVLLWFFLLVPLVIGRPIGAEGSAVITFVAFEAAYFSEIMRAGIQSIPRGQVNAGFALGMSYGQNMKLVILPQAFRNMLPVLMTQTIILFQDTSLVYIITAHDLLHGFTVAGNNLSHPREAYILAAVLYFVICYSLSNAVKRLQQKIAIIR; this is encoded by the coding sequence ATGGTGCTGGACTTTTCCTTTTTCACCTGGGAGGTGTTCCGTTCCTACGTGCTGGGTGGCCTCTGGTTCAGTCTCGCGCTGACCTTGGTGGCAACCCTGGGCGGGGTGTTTTTCGGCACGCTGCTCGCCTTGATGCGACTGTCAGGCATCAAGGCGCTGGAGCTGACGGCCGCGGTCTATGTCAACGGCATGCGTTCCATCCCGCTGCTGATGGTGCTGCTGTGGTTTTTCTTGCTGGTGCCCTTGGTCATCGGGCGACCCATCGGCGCCGAGGGCTCTGCGGTCATCACCTTCGTCGCCTTCGAAGCGGCTTATTTCAGTGAAATCATGCGGGCCGGCATCCAGTCGATTCCGCGCGGACAAGTGAATGCCGGTTTTGCCCTGGGCATGAGCTATGGGCAGAACATGAAGCTGGTCATCCTGCCGCAGGCCTTCCGCAACATGCTGCCGGTGCTGATGACACAGACCATCATCCTGTTCCAGGACACCTCGCTGGTCTACATCATCACCGCGCACGATTTGCTGCATGGTTTCACCGTGGCGGGCAACAACCTGAGCCATCCGCGCGAAGCCTACATCCTGGCCGCGGTGCTTTATTTCGTGATCTGCTACAGCCTGTCCAATGCCGTCAAACGCCTGCAGCAGAAGATCGCCATCATTCGCTAA
- a CDS encoding alpha/beta hydrolase family protein yields the protein MQTRTLTVDSATLAVRVFEPAGEIRATVVIGGAMGVPQSYYAAYATWLAQEGYRVWTFDYRGHGDSLGFVPGGRLRGFKANLFDWARDYEAVVKSARNERPQLALYLLGHSLGAQLPGLFERPERVDGLFSLAAGSGYWRENAPALRRRVLFFWYVAAPLATLLCGYFPGRRLGMVGDLPAGVIRQWRRWCLHPRYMVAEGHEVERLYAAAPYPIRAWSFSDDEMMTLDGTRSLLALYASAPQALEVIRPAEVELPRIGHFGFFRDSMRKALWPRSARVLQSFADEHYARDSRF from the coding sequence ATGCAAACCAGAACCCTCACTGTCGACAGTGCCACCTTGGCTGTGCGTGTCTTCGAACCTGCAGGCGAGATCAGGGCCACGGTGGTCATCGGTGGCGCGATGGGCGTGCCCCAGAGCTACTACGCGGCCTACGCGACCTGGCTGGCGCAGGAGGGCTACCGAGTCTGGACGTTCGACTACCGCGGGCATGGTGATTCCCTGGGGTTCGTGCCGGGCGGGCGGCTGCGCGGTTTCAAGGCCAACCTCTTTGATTGGGCGCGTGACTACGAAGCCGTTGTGAAGAGCGCGCGCAACGAGCGCCCGCAATTGGCGCTCTACCTGCTGGGCCACAGCCTGGGCGCTCAACTGCCCGGGCTGTTCGAGCGTCCCGAGCGGGTCGATGGCTTGTTCAGTCTGGCGGCGGGCAGCGGTTACTGGCGGGAGAACGCGCCCGCATTGCGTCGTCGTGTGCTGTTCTTCTGGTACGTCGCCGCGCCCTTGGCGACGCTGCTGTGCGGCTACTTTCCCGGGCGGCGCCTGGGCATGGTGGGCGACCTGCCCGCGGGCGTGATTCGCCAGTGGCGGCGCTGGTGCCTGCATCCGCGCTACATGGTGGCCGAAGGGCACGAAGTGGAACGGCTCTATGCCGCCGCGCCATACCCCATCCGGGCCTGGTCCTTCAGCGACGACGAGATGATGACCCTGGACGGCACGCGCAGCCTGCTGGCCCTCTACGCATCTGCCCCCCAGGCGCTGGAAGTCATTCGACCCGCCGAGGTCGAACTGCCGCGCATCGGCCATTTCGGCTTTTTCCGCGACAGCATGCGCAAGGCGTTGTGGCCACGCAGCGCGCGGGTGTTGCAATCCTTCGCGGACGAACATTACGCCCGCGATTCCCGGTTTTGA
- a CDS encoding YdcF family protein: MFVIAKLLNVLTQPLAWVVALLLLGLLLQRHWRRAGQGLLWAALFVLLLQGWEPLPDALLRQLEAQHPAPVQLNLSQYAGVIVLGGSTESSYVWEGHDQPALNSAAERLTAALPLLQREPRLLLLYTGGEGEWLADGLSEAERARRFYAQQGVPSERLLLESRSRNTHENALFSAALPGVDRTRPWLLITSAWHMPRALGTFKQVGWNVTPWPTDYRTGLATPWHQYSLSQGAAKWQLALHELLGWAAYRLSGRL, encoded by the coding sequence ATGTTTGTCATCGCCAAGCTTCTGAACGTTCTCACCCAGCCCTTGGCCTGGGTGGTGGCCTTGCTCTTGCTCGGATTGCTGCTACAGCGCCACTGGCGCCGCGCGGGCCAGGGCCTGCTCTGGGCCGCACTGTTCGTGTTGCTGCTGCAGGGCTGGGAGCCTCTGCCTGATGCCTTGCTGCGCCAGCTCGAAGCGCAACACCCCGCGCCCGTGCAGCTCAATCTGTCTCAATACGCTGGCGTGATTGTGCTCGGTGGCAGCACAGAGTCAAGCTATGTCTGGGAGGGCCACGACCAGCCCGCGCTCAACAGCGCGGCCGAGCGCTTGACCGCGGCCTTGCCGTTGTTGCAGCGCGAGCCCAGGCTGTTGCTGCTCTACACGGGGGGCGAAGGCGAATGGCTGGCCGATGGGCTGAGCGAGGCAGAGCGTGCGCGCCGCTTCTATGCCCAGCAGGGCGTGCCATCTGAGCGGCTGCTGCTGGAAAGCCGCTCGCGCAACACCCACGAAAATGCCTTGTTCAGCGCCGCCTTGCCCGGCGTCGACCGGACACGTCCCTGGCTGCTCATCACTTCGGCCTGGCACATGCCGCGCGCCTTGGGCACCTTCAAGCAGGTGGGCTGGAATGTGACGCCCTGGCCCACCGACTATCGCACCGGTCTGGCCACGCCCTGGCACCAGTATTCCCTGTCGCAGGGGGCCGCGAAATGGCAGCTGGCCTTGCATGAACTGCTGGGATGGGCGGCCTACCGCCTGAGCGGCAGGCTCTGA
- a CDS encoding enoyl-CoA hydratase → MSDILVHTEDGIATLSFNRPERKNSITSAMYAQLADAVEAAAADASVRVLVFQGSETVFSAGNDIGDFLNAPPADPNAPVWRFMRALAGFQKPALAAVNGPAVGIGTTLLFHCDLVYAGDNAAFSMPFVNLGLCPEFASSLLVPRMFGYHRAAEALLLGEPFMAEAALEVGLVNRVLAPAETHAYAQAQARKLAAKPLSALVETKRLMKRGLDVEVNARMNEEGASFGRMLREPAAREAFGAFMAKRKPDFSKV, encoded by the coding sequence ATGAGCGACATCCTCGTCCACACCGAAGACGGCATCGCCACCCTGAGCTTCAACCGCCCCGAGCGCAAGAACTCCATCACCTCCGCCATGTACGCGCAGCTGGCCGACGCGGTGGAGGCGGCGGCGGCCGATGCCAGCGTGCGGGTGCTGGTGTTCCAAGGCAGCGAGACCGTGTTCTCTGCGGGCAACGACATCGGCGATTTCCTGAATGCGCCCCCGGCCGATCCGAATGCGCCGGTCTGGCGCTTTATGCGCGCCTTGGCCGGTTTCCAGAAGCCCGCTTTGGCTGCGGTCAACGGCCCGGCCGTGGGCATCGGCACCACCTTGTTGTTCCATTGCGACCTGGTGTACGCGGGAGACAACGCGGCCTTCTCCATGCCCTTCGTCAACCTGGGCCTGTGCCCTGAGTTCGCCTCCAGCCTGCTGGTGCCGCGCATGTTCGGTTACCACCGCGCGGCCGAGGCCCTGCTGCTGGGTGAACCCTTCATGGCCGAAGCAGCGCTGGAAGTCGGCCTCGTCAACCGCGTGCTCGCGCCCGCCGAGACCCATGCCTACGCCCAGGCCCAGGCCCGCAAGCTCGCGGCCAAGCCTTTGAGCGCCCTGGTCGAGACCAAGCGCCTCATGAAGCGCGGACTGGACGTGGAGGTGAACGCGCGCATGAACGAGGAGGGCGCCAGCTTCGGCCGCATGCTGCGTGAACCCGCCGCCCGCGAAGCTTTCGGCGCTTTCATGGCCAAACGGAAACCTGACTTCAGCAAAGTCTGA
- a CDS encoding ureidoglycolate lyase, with translation MLRPLPLTALAFTPFGVVIQHPGEVGQTINAGSAQRFDLVRDLQLHQAQGRAVLALFRAQARSFPQALTTLERHALGSQSFVPLGARRFVIVVAPAGAAPRAEDLRAFITDGAQGVVLAPGVWHHALLAVDAGDFAVIERTADAVDCEEITLPQPVLLSLRPEAG, from the coding sequence TTGCTGCGCCCGCTGCCTCTGACTGCGCTAGCCTTCACGCCCTTCGGCGTGGTGATTCAGCACCCGGGGGAGGTGGGCCAGACCATCAATGCCGGCAGCGCGCAGCGCTTCGATCTCGTGCGCGATCTGCAACTGCACCAGGCGCAGGGCCGGGCCGTCCTGGCGCTGTTTCGCGCCCAGGCCCGTTCATTCCCGCAAGCGCTCACGACGCTGGAGCGCCATGCGCTGGGCAGCCAGAGCTTCGTGCCCCTGGGGGCTCGGCGTTTCGTGATCGTGGTCGCGCCTGCCGGTGCCGCCCCGCGCGCGGAAGATCTGCGGGCCTTCATCACGGATGGTGCACAGGGTGTCGTGTTGGCGCCCGGCGTCTGGCATCACGCATTGCTGGCGGTCGATGCGGGGGACTTCGCGGTCATCGAACGCACGGCCGATGCCGTGGACTGCGAGGAAATCACTTTGCCGCAGCCAGTGCTGCTGAGCCTGAGGCCGGAGGCCGGCTAG
- a CDS encoding amino acid ABC transporter permease encodes MALDWSIFCADTIDQQVQANCLGVGRDQTYLGWLIEAWGQTIMVAVLALGVALVIGTVVGVLRTLPDTPHGKSRIARWANLWVEFFRNIPLLVQVILWYHVVPVVFPVFADVPKLLLVVIGLGFFTSARIAEQVRAGIQALPRGQRYAGLALGFTTRQTYRYVLLPMAFRIIIPPLTSECMNIFKNSSVAFAVSITELTFFAQQAGEETSRGIEIYLAVTLLYIISAFAINRIMAFIEKRVRVPGFVASTGGGH; translated from the coding sequence ATGGCCCTGGATTGGTCCATCTTCTGTGCCGACACCATCGATCAACAGGTGCAGGCAAATTGCCTGGGCGTGGGCCGCGACCAGACCTATCTGGGGTGGCTGATCGAGGCGTGGGGGCAGACCATCATGGTCGCGGTGCTGGCGCTCGGCGTGGCGCTGGTCATCGGCACCGTCGTCGGCGTGCTGCGCACCCTGCCCGACACGCCGCACGGCAAATCGCGCATCGCGCGCTGGGCCAACCTCTGGGTAGAGTTTTTCCGCAACATACCCCTTTTGGTGCAGGTCATCCTCTGGTACCACGTGGTGCCGGTGGTTTTCCCGGTTTTTGCGGACGTGCCCAAGCTGCTGCTTGTGGTGATCGGGCTGGGCTTCTTCACTTCGGCCCGCATCGCCGAGCAGGTGCGCGCAGGCATTCAGGCCCTGCCTCGTGGTCAGCGCTACGCCGGCCTGGCATTGGGCTTCACGACCCGGCAGACTTACCGCTATGTGCTGCTGCCCATGGCGTTTCGCATCATCATCCCGCCGCTGACCAGCGAGTGCATGAACATCTTCAAGAATTCGTCGGTGGCCTTTGCCGTGTCCATCACCGAATTGACCTTCTTTGCCCAGCAGGCGGGCGAGGAAACCTCGCGTGGCATCGAGATCTACCTGGCCGTGACCCTGCTCTACATCATCTCGGCTTTCGCCATCAACCGGATCATGGCATTCATCGAAAAGCGCGTCCGCGTGCCTGGATTCGTCGCATCCACCGGTGGAGGCCATTGA
- a CDS encoding amino acid ABC transporter substrate-binding protein, producing MKKHLLVSAFAVALTTLAAGVQAQANDTLAKIKSSGKVVMGVRESSAPLSYTLGDGKYTGYHVELCQNILKSVAPGATVEYTPVTSANRIPLVQNGTVDIECGSTTNNATRQKDVSFALTTYVTEVRTAVKATSKIKSIADLEGKTVATTTGTTSVALLRKHKRGADIKFTEVYGKDHADSFLLLESGRADAFVMDDNILAGLIASSKNPKDFTIVGETLNIEPIAIMVRKDDPAFKKAVDDYIRAAIKSGELNKLYSKWFLSPIPPKNTSVNLAMGSVLKDLLKNPSDAPAEEFNK from the coding sequence ATGAAAAAGCATTTGCTGGTTTCCGCCTTTGCCGTGGCGCTGACGACCCTGGCCGCAGGCGTGCAAGCCCAGGCCAATGACACCCTGGCCAAGATCAAGTCCTCCGGCAAGGTGGTGATGGGTGTGCGCGAGTCTTCTGCGCCTCTGTCCTACACGCTGGGTGACGGCAAGTACACCGGCTACCACGTCGAGCTCTGCCAGAACATCCTGAAGTCCGTGGCCCCCGGCGCGACCGTCGAATACACGCCCGTCACGTCCGCCAACCGCATCCCGCTGGTGCAGAACGGCACCGTGGACATCGAGTGCGGCTCCACCACCAACAACGCCACCCGCCAGAAAGACGTGAGCTTCGCGCTGACGACCTACGTGACGGAAGTGCGCACCGCCGTCAAGGCGACCTCGAAGATCAAGTCCATCGCCGACCTCGAAGGTAAGACCGTCGCCACCACCACGGGCACCACGTCCGTGGCCCTGCTGCGCAAGCACAAGCGCGGCGCCGACATCAAGTTCACCGAGGTCTACGGCAAGGACCACGCCGACAGCTTCCTGCTGCTCGAGTCCGGCCGCGCCGACGCTTTCGTGATGGATGACAACATCCTGGCGGGCCTGATCGCGAGTTCCAAGAATCCGAAGGACTTCACGATCGTTGGCGAAACGCTCAACATCGAGCCCATCGCCATCATGGTCCGCAAGGACGACCCGGCCTTCAAGAAGGCCGTGGACGACTACATCCGCGCAGCCATCAAGTCCGGCGAGCTGAACAAGCTCTACAGCAAGTGGTTCTTGAGCCCGATCCCGCCGAAGAACACCAGCGTGAACCTGGCCATGGGCTCCGTGCTGAAGGATCTGCTGAAGAACCCGTCCGACGCGCCGGCCGAGGAATTCAACAAGTAA